From Salmo salar chromosome ssa09, Ssal_v3.1, whole genome shotgun sequence:
cgggggctgaatactttctgaatgcactgtagatattgTGCTCAGCAGATGAATGTGCTCTAGATGAATCCCTTGTTCTACCTTATCTAAAGGAACAGTGACATCCTTACCTATCACTACTCATCGTTCCCACAACTCCACCTCTCTTAtccaagttctctctctctcttgctcctgcTGTGCCCAAAGCTACTTCAGTCTCTTTAATCCAATATGTTTTATTGGTCTTCTACTATCCTTTCTCTCTTCACCACTCCCTCCAGTTGTTAACTGTAACACGTATGTattttctattctctctctctgtgtgcctctctcATACAGGATTCTTCTGACCGTGGTGGTGATCTTTCGGATCCTGATCGTGGCCATCGTTGGCGAGACGGTGTACGAGGACGAGCAGACCATGTTCATCTGCAACACCCTGCAGCCGGGCTGCAACCAGGCCTGCTACGACAAGGCCTTCCCCATCTCCCACATCCGCTACTGGGTCTTCCAGATCATTCTGGTGTGTACGCCCAGCCTGTGCTTCATCACCTACTCTGTGCACCAGTCGGCCAAGCAGCGTGACAGACGCTACTCCTTCCTCTACCCACTGCTGGAGCGTTCGGATTACGGGCAAAGTGGCGCCAGGAAGCTTCGTAACATCAACGGCATCCTGGTGCACCACGGCGACGGTGGCGGGAAGGACGAGCATGACTGCATGGAGGTCAAGGAGATCCCCAATGTGCCGCGGGGGCTCACACACGGCAAGAAGTCCAAGCAGCGCCAGCAGGAGGGCATCTCGCGCTTCTACATTATCCAGGTGGTGTTCCGTAATGCACTGGAGATCGGCTTTCTGGTGGGACAGTACTTCCTATACGGCTTCAGCGTGCCGGGCATCTTCGAGTGCGACCGCTACCCCTGCGTGAAGGAGGTGGAGTGCTACGTGTCGCGGCCCACCGAGAAGACGGTCTTCCTGGTCTTCATGTTCGCCGTGAGCGGCATCTGCGTGCTGCTCAACCTGGCAGAGCTCAACCATCTGGGCTGGAAGAAGATCAAGGCAGCCATCCGGGGCGTGCAGGCCCGCCGGAAGTCCATCTGCGAGATCCGCAAGAAGGACATGACCCACATGTCGCAGCCCCCCAACATGGGCAGGACCCAGTCCAGCGAATCCGCCTACGTCTGATGGAGACAGGTCTATACGCTGGGTAAGTGCGAGGGCAGGGTAGGGAACGAGTGGGACGACCACTCCATTCCACTCTCTCTTTTTAGAGTTTTAATggaaagaggagggggacagtGAAAAAAACTGCCAAGGAATATTTGCTGTATTTTTTATTCATTATGAGACCAGCTGCACCTGTTCTTGTCAAACCTTGTCATgtgtatgattttttttattgggACGTTCCCAAAGTGCTGTATGGAAGTCTTTAAGGAGAAGCTTCTGGCTGTTGTAGGGTTTCCGGGCCAGGGGCGGTGGGGTGGAGAAGGGGACCGAAGGGTATGCTATGTCATGATGCTGTTCTGGCTTATGTCATCCGTGATGAAGAGAGCAGGAGGGGTCGTTAACTGGGAAGGAGCGGAAGAGCTGTCGCAGCGATGATCCGACTCTCCACAAGCAGCACACAGGGTGTCGACTCTCTATCCCCTCTTTGCTGGTGTGGAGAGAGAATGATGTTCCTCTCAAGCTGGTCTCCAGAGATTACGATGACAGAGAGAGCCAGTGTTCGGGAGTCCTGGACCTGGTGCCAGAAGAAACTGCTGTTTACATTTTGTCTCCTGGCAAATAATTATTAACACAAACACCATGAAGGAATACTGAAAACATTTTTTCTCTACTTCTCCACTGCTGGCACCTGCACCATTGAGACTGAGGGTGTATGACAGTAATGTCTTCTCCTCCGTGTAAACTTTAGAGACAACCCCAAGGAGGTCACGCATAAACGACACCTCTACAGTCACAAACCGTTCCCCGCCACACCAACACCCCCACCAACATCTCTCCAGCATTCCAGCGTGTTGCGTGTGTTTGTGACTGACTGAAATAAAGATACAAATAAAATGAGAGCGAGACATAGGGAATAAGAGAGAGTAAAAGAGGAACCATCTCCTTGCAATCTCTATGGAGAAGAACCAGATCATTGTATTACTAATTTAAAATGTTTATGATATCATTATTATGAGTTGATTTATTCTCTTCGTGACAAAATTGGTACCATACTTTGGATTTACTTCTTGTTTGAAAGTTCCTGCATAGTATTTCCTCTTTTAGTTGAGAGAGTATGTAAAAATAGATGTATTTGTCtttatggagggaggggaggcaaAGAAACACATGGTTGGGTTTCATGAGAGTACTTTTGTTGTTCATTTCAAAGCATTTTGCCTCCGATCGATGGAACTGAATTTGTGTCTGAGAGGAGGATCGCATGAGGTATTTGAAAAAGGCATGTACACAAGCATTGCTTCTAAAAGGAACAAAGTGTTGTCATGAATTGTACTCCTGACAGAGAACATGTTCACCTACTGGTTTGTGCTGCATCTCTCTCATATGTGGTGATCAGCAGGCATGCCTTTAAGAGACAAAGAAAAGATTGACAATAAGCGCTGTACCATGATCCTTGAAGACagacgggagagagaaaggaactcTCATTGGGAAAAGCTCTGTAACACCAGCAATAAAAGCCCAACACACTTGCTCAACGCCACTGAAGACAGGGTTCAGCTTTTCTACAATAGTGGTACACTCTAAAAGGGATCCCACATTTACAGCACAATGGCCTTTGACCCTGCAGTGAGGCCAGACATGGGAGGTGTaagtggtgggggggtgggggggtgtccttgttgtggatatattgagggAGTGGTTTGTACACTGAGCAGTAGTAGTGTCCATGGCGATGAAATAATAAGGCCAAACATGACCAGCTAGGTGCTTCACCATACTGTacactgtgcctgtgtgtgtgtgtgcttgcatgtgtgtgtgctccttGGTTTATGTCCCATCCAGAGAGAGAATCCCCGTCAGCATGGTTCTGCTTGAGTGGAAATGCTTGGGCCGGAacattctcctggtgttctacccCAGGATCATATGGGAACCCTGTAATGGGGGTCACCCCAAGCACTGCCAAGGGACACAGCCTGGAGTGTGTAATCTCTATAAAACACTctgtagggagaggggggagttgCTGGTAGACATTGACATCAACACTATGTGTTCTTTTGGCACTTGTGTCTGGTACACTGTAAAACAGAGTAGACTGCTCAGGTTGGAGATGTTTGGGTTTACAGTGACACCGACTGGGCCCGGGCCAAACCAACTCCAGCcgagaggggaggacagggaggaacagTCCCAGGATGCATTTCACACCACTCAAAATTTAGATGACGCAAGCCAAGCAGAGAAAACAGACATGGGAGAGGAAATATGGCTGTCAGTATCAGTGGAATATGGAAAGCCACAAAGCCTTTAGTTGCACATTTGTTTGAAAAGAACAGGAAATGAACAATGTCCTAAACAGAACGACAGAAAGCCATGACATCGCTCAGACAGAGCCACGGTCTCTAAAAACAAAGGCCTTGCTAGTCATTCAATTACAGAGGATTACAACCACCAAGAGACAAGTTTATGGAGATAGAACGGTTCAGAACTGTCCCCATGTAAGATGGCTGACAAATTGTTCCATTCAAGAGCATTGGGGCTCTATGAAATCAGCCTCTCGAGTTGTATCTC
This genomic window contains:
- the LOC106612612 gene encoding gap junction delta-2 protein isoform X1 yields the protein MGEWTILERLLEAAVQQHSTMIGRILLTVVVIFRILIVAIVGETVYEDEQTMFICNTLQPGCNQACYDKAFPISHIRYWVFQIILVCTPSLCFITYSVHQSAKQRDRRYSFLYPLLERSDYGQSGARKLRNINGILVHHGDGGGKDEHDCMEVKEIPNVPRGLTHGKKSKQRQQEGISRFYIIQVVFRNALEIGFLVGQYFLYGFSVPGIFECDRYPCVKEVECYVSRPTEKTVFLVFMFAVSGICVLLNLAELNHLGWKKIKAAIRGVQARRKSICEIRKKDMTHMSQPPNMGRTQSSESAYV
- the LOC106612612 gene encoding gap junction delta-2 protein isoform X2, producing MSDIPVFFPCSLRILLTVVVIFRILIVAIVGETVYEDEQTMFICNTLQPGCNQACYDKAFPISHIRYWVFQIILVCTPSLCFITYSVHQSAKQRDRRYSFLYPLLERSDYGQSGARKLRNINGILVHHGDGGGKDEHDCMEVKEIPNVPRGLTHGKKSKQRQQEGISRFYIIQVVFRNALEIGFLVGQYFLYGFSVPGIFECDRYPCVKEVECYVSRPTEKTVFLVFMFAVSGICVLLNLAELNHLGWKKIKAAIRGVQARRKSICEIRKKDMTHMSQPPNMGRTQSSESAYV